The following are encoded in a window of Syntrophorhabdaceae bacterium genomic DNA:
- a CDS encoding lytic transglycosylase domain-containing protein codes for VKESEEKLRTIAGSVYEESQRYDIDYRLILAVMKVESNFRHDAISRKGARGLLQVKPSLARYISKTSDIPVKNSKCLYEPEKNIKIGVNYLSRLIERFENIYTALHAYNAGPRRVKRNTSGDEIPNNRFTKKVIKEYQKIANILPDPEAE; via the coding sequence AGGTAAAAGAGAGCGAAGAGAAACTCAGAACCATTGCCGGCAGCGTCTACGAAGAGTCGCAAAGATATGATATCGACTACAGGCTTATACTGGCCGTCATGAAGGTTGAGAGCAACTTCAGGCACGACGCGATCTCCAGGAAAGGTGCGCGTGGGCTTCTCCAGGTAAAACCGTCCCTCGCGAGGTATATCTCGAAGACTTCAGACATACCCGTGAAGAACTCCAAATGCCTCTACGAACCTGAAAAAAATATCAAGATCGGCGTCAACTATCTTTCAAGGCTTATAGAAAGATTCGAAAACATCTATACAGCCCTCCATGCCTACAACGCCGGTCCGAGAAGGGTCAAGCGCAACACCTCTGGTGATGAAATACCGAACAATCGCTTCACAAAAAAGGTTATAAAAGAATATCAGAAGATTGCCAATATACTGCCCGACCCTGAAGCAGAGTAG
- a CDS encoding FAD-linked oxidase C-terminal domain-containing protein: MEGKIIEEIIRTAGKENVLASPEERKCYSYDGRNEGVVPDLIVFPSSAGEVSKILKLANQYRFPVIPRGQGSGLTGGSIPVYGGVILVFTRMNRILEIDTENLTATVEPGVITFDLQQEAAKYGLFYPPDPASFKYSSIGGNVAECAGGPNSLKYGVTRDYVLGLEVVKPTGEIINTGVRTMKGVVGYDLTRLFVGSEGTLGVVTKIIMKLIPLPEAKATILALFQEVEDAAATVSAIIAAKVVPSTIEFMDKASIKCSEQASPMGLPEGIGGLLLIEVDGDRESIRPQVEKVNRIVLDKKAIRCDVTEDPQEADRLWQARRVLSQATYNLNPVKIAEDVVVPRSHIPTLIRALEEMERRFGVPILSFGHAGDGNFHVSVMIKDTPEDRAKAEKAVEAIFEETIRLGGTLSGEHGIGTSKAAYLGMELSSEVIATMKRIKELFDPNNILNPGKIFPE; this comes from the coding sequence ATGGAAGGCAAGATCATAGAAGAGATTATAAGGACTGCCGGGAAAGAGAATGTGTTGGCCTCGCCGGAGGAAAGAAAGTGCTACTCCTACGATGGAAGGAATGAGGGGGTGGTTCCTGACCTCATCGTCTTCCCATCGTCCGCCGGAGAGGTATCGAAGATACTGAAACTTGCCAACCAGTACCGTTTTCCCGTGATCCCGAGGGGTCAGGGGTCCGGGTTGACCGGCGGTTCCATCCCGGTATATGGAGGGGTTATACTGGTCTTTACGAGGATGAACCGGATCCTTGAGATCGATACGGAAAACCTTACCGCGACCGTGGAACCAGGCGTTATTACCTTTGACCTGCAGCAGGAGGCGGCAAAATACGGGTTGTTCTACCCGCCTGACCCGGCTTCTTTCAAATATTCGAGTATCGGGGGGAATGTCGCAGAGTGCGCGGGCGGCCCGAACTCGTTGAAATACGGCGTCACAAGGGATTATGTGCTGGGACTTGAGGTAGTGAAGCCTACAGGGGAGATTATCAATACAGGCGTAAGAACGATGAAGGGTGTTGTAGGGTATGACCTGACCCGTCTTTTCGTAGGGAGTGAAGGGACTCTCGGCGTTGTCACAAAGATCATCATGAAACTTATCCCTTTACCGGAGGCAAAGGCCACGATCCTTGCCCTGTTCCAGGAGGTCGAGGATGCCGCGGCGACAGTTTCGGCCATCATCGCCGCAAAGGTTGTCCCGTCGACGATTGAATTCATGGATAAGGCATCGATCAAATGCAGCGAGCAGGCATCTCCGATGGGACTGCCTGAAGGAATAGGGGGATTGCTGCTCATCGAGGTCGACGGCGACAGGGAATCGATACGGCCGCAGGTGGAAAAGGTCAACAGGATTGTCCTCGATAAGAAGGCGATCCGGTGTGATGTCACCGAGGACCCCCAGGAGGCTGACAGGCTCTGGCAGGCAAGACGGGTTCTTTCCCAGGCGACATACAATCTCAACCCGGTCAAGATCGCAGAGGATGTGGTTGTCCCGCGCTCACATATTCCGACGCTGATCCGGGCCCTTGAAGAGATGGAGAGGCGGTTCGGCGTGCCCATCCTGAGTTTTGGCCATGCAGGGGATGGCAATTTTCACGTGAGCGTCATGATCAAGGACACGCCGGAAGACAGGGCAAAGGCGGAAAAGGCTGTTGAAGCCATATTCGAAGAGACGATAAGGCTCGGCGGCACGCTCTCCGGTGAGCACGGCATAGGCACTTCAAAGGCTGCCTATCTCGGCATGGAGCTCTCTTCTGAGGTAATTGCAACGATGAAAAGGATCAAAGAACTTTTTGACCCCAATAATATCCTCAACCCGGGAAAGATCTTTCCGGAATAA
- the ilvD gene encoding dihydroxy-acid dehydratase, translating to MRSDRMKKGVEKAPHRSLFNAMGYTTGEIERPIIGIANSANELIPGHIHLDRVSRAVKDGIRMAGGTPMEFSTIGICDGIAMNHEGMKYSLGSRELICDSVEVMAKAYPFDGIVLIPNCDKIIPGMIMAAMRLNIPAIVVSGGPMLAGRFRGKAVDLISVFEGVGKVAGGLMTDDELYMLEECACPGAGSCAGMFTANSMNCLSEALGIGLPGNGTIPAVHAARIRLAKLAGQRIIDLVKRDVKPRDIMTVEAFRNAITVDMAFGGSSNTALHLPAIANEGGITLPLTLFDEISEKVPHICNMSPAGPHHLEDLFEAGGVYGIMKELTKRNLINKRCITVTGNKIGDILKGVSVADHEVIHHINTPYHEKGGLAVLTGSLAPQGSIVKRIGVSESLWHFEGKARVFDSEEEAGKAIMEGKIRAGDAVIIRYEGPKGGPGMREMLTPTSILAGRGLDTVCALITDGRFSGGTRGLCIGHVSPEAAEGGPIAFVKNGDAIEIDLVKKIIRLRIDKKELAKRKKVWKRPEPKIKEGYMARYAKLVTSAATGAVFS from the coding sequence ATGAGATCCGATAGAATGAAAAAGGGTGTTGAGAAGGCGCCGCACCGGAGTCTTTTTAACGCAATGGGGTATACGACCGGGGAGATAGAAAGACCGATCATCGGCATAGCGAACTCCGCAAACGAGCTGATACCGGGACATATCCATCTTGACAGGGTTTCCCGGGCCGTCAAGGATGGGATCAGGATGGCGGGCGGGACGCCGATGGAGTTTTCGACGATCGGCATATGCGACGGGATAGCGATGAACCATGAAGGGATGAAATACTCTCTCGGATCAAGGGAACTTATCTGTGATTCCGTTGAGGTGATGGCAAAGGCGTATCCCTTTGACGGTATCGTGCTTATTCCAAACTGTGACAAGATCATACCGGGTATGATTATGGCAGCCATGCGGCTTAATATCCCGGCTATCGTGGTGAGCGGTGGCCCTATGCTTGCAGGCCGTTTCAGGGGAAAGGCGGTGGACCTTATCTCTGTTTTTGAAGGGGTAGGGAAGGTAGCCGGCGGCCTCATGACAGACGATGAGCTTTACATGCTCGAAGAATGCGCATGCCCGGGCGCAGGTTCATGCGCGGGCATGTTCACGGCGAACTCCATGAACTGTCTTTCAGAGGCCCTCGGTATCGGTCTGCCGGGAAACGGGACGATACCGGCAGTACACGCCGCACGGATAAGGCTTGCCAAGCTAGCAGGACAGAGGATCATAGATCTTGTAAAAAGAGATGTAAAGCCCAGGGACATCATGACCGTTGAGGCCTTTCGAAATGCCATAACGGTCGATATGGCGTTTGGTGGTTCATCGAATACGGCGCTCCATCTCCCGGCGATTGCGAATGAAGGCGGGATTACGCTGCCTCTGACCCTCTTTGACGAGATATCCGAAAAGGTCCCTCATATCTGTAATATGAGCCCGGCGGGACCGCACCACCTCGAAGACCTCTTCGAGGCAGGCGGTGTCTATGGGATCATGAAGGAATTGACGAAGAGGAACCTTATCAACAAGAGATGTATTACAGTGACGGGAAACAAAATCGGTGACATCCTGAAAGGGGTCAGCGTTGCAGATCATGAGGTCATTCACCATATCAATACACCTTATCACGAAAAAGGCGGGCTTGCGGTATTGACAGGAAGCCTCGCGCCGCAAGGTTCAATAGTGAAGAGGATCGGGGTGTCGGAAAGCCTCTGGCATTTTGAAGGAAAGGCAAGGGTCTTCGACAGTGAAGAAGAGGCAGGGAAGGCGATCATGGAGGGAAAGATACGGGCAGGGGATGCGGTCATCATCCGGTATGAAGGACCGAAAGGCGGACCGGGTATGCGTGAGATGCTTACCCCTACAAGCATCCTTGCAGGCAGAGGTCTCGATACGGTGTGTGCCCTGATCACTGACGGGAGGTTCTCCGGCGGGACACGGGGTCTCTGTATAGGTCATGTGTCGCCGGAGGCTGCGGAAGGCGGGCCCATCGCGTTCGTGAAGAACGGGGATGCCATCGAGATAGACCTCGTGAAAAAGATCATACGCCTCCGTATCGATAAAAAGGAACTTGCGAAACGCAAGAAAGTCTGGAAACGCCCTGAGCCGAAGATAAAAGAGGGCTACATGGCGCGTTATGCAAAGCTTGTTACCTCAGCAGCGACGGGGGCAGTATTCAGCTGA
- a CDS encoding response regulator transcription factor, with protein sequence MGNQLIAIVDDEPDILELVGVNLKKSGFKVKGFSEVESFYRSLQTGSPDLVILDLMLPDVDGFEVCKYLKSKDKYSSIPIIMLTAKTEETEKILGLELGADDYVTKPFSPRELVARVKAVLRRQERKKETKRITVRGILTIDMERYEVEVTGKKIDLTTTEFKILHFLASNTGRIYSRDQILDYLWGREKFVIDRTVDVHIRHLREKLGNAAQLIKNVRGIGYKFEE encoded by the coding sequence ATGGGTAATCAATTAATAGCTATTGTAGATGACGAACCTGACATCCTTGAACTCGTCGGAGTTAATCTCAAAAAATCAGGATTTAAAGTAAAGGGGTTTTCTGAGGTAGAAAGTTTTTACAGATCCCTCCAGACCGGTTCTCCCGACCTCGTCATTCTCGATCTCATGCTCCCCGATGTCGATGGTTTTGAGGTATGTAAGTATCTGAAAAGTAAAGATAAATATTCTTCCATCCCTATTATCATGCTCACCGCAAAGACTGAGGAGACCGAAAAGATCCTTGGTCTCGAACTGGGTGCCGACGATTATGTAACCAAACCCTTTTCTCCCAGGGAACTCGTAGCAAGGGTCAAGGCAGTCTTAAGAAGACAGGAACGTAAAAAGGAAACGAAAAGGATCACAGTCAGGGGCATCCTTACGATCGACATGGAGAGATATGAAGTTGAGGTAACAGGGAAAAAGATCGATCTGACCACGACAGAATTCAAGATCCTGCATTTTCTTGCTTCAAATACAGGAAGGATCTATTCGAGGGACCAGATACTGGATTATCTGTGGGGAAGAGAAAAATTTGTCATAGACAGAACCGTCGATGTACACATCCGCCATCTCAGGGAAAAACTCGGTAATGCTGCACAATTAATTAAAAACGTCCGCGGTATAGGGTACAAGTTCGAAGAATGA